Below is a genomic region from Deltaproteobacteria bacterium PRO3.
CGGCATAGGCGCCCTGTTTTTTCAGGTTTTTCACGGCGATATCGCCCAAGTCCACGGTGGCGGCGTCGAGGAACAAAATGGAGGGGTGCTTGCCCGGCATGGCGGGCTTCCCTAGCCTCCTTTGGCCCTGCTTCCAAATGAAATCCGCACCCTTCCCCAAGACTATGTTATCTCAAGACAATGCCGAGGAAGCTGTTAAAATAGGCTTGTTTGTCCGGCGCGGAAATGATTTAGGTTTTTTCCAAGGATAGGGAGTTTACCCATGAAGAGCAGCCACGACCTCTGGAAGGCCCAACTGGCCGGCAAGATCGCCCCCGACCTCGCGCGGGAACTCGACATCTTCGAGACCGAGATCCAGCTGCGCAAGCAGGGCAAGATCGACGAAAAGCTCTTCGCCGAGACCCGGCTGCGCCGCGGGGCCTACGGCCAGCGCTACGACAACGGCCAGCGCCACGACGGCACCAAGGTCCAGCAGCTGAAGTTCCCCTCCGGCGAGCTCACCAAGGGCCCCATGACCTTCTGGGACGCCCCCGGCATGCAGCGCATCAAGATCCCGATCGGCGGCCTCAACGCCGAGCAGCTCGAGGTGATGGCGGACTTGGCCGAGGAATACTCCGACGGCATCGCCCATGTGACCACCCGGCAAGATTTCCAGCTGCACTTCGTCCACATCGACGACACGCCCGCGCTGATGCGGCGCCTGGCCGCGGTGGGCATCACCACCCGCGAGGCCTGCGGCAATTCGGTGCGCAACGTCACCGCCTGCCCCTACGCCGGCGTCTGCGCCGACGAGGCCTTCGATGTCAGCCCCTACGCGCGGGCCCTCGCCAAGTTCCTGCTGGGCCACCCCGACTGCCAAGACTTCGGCCGCAAGTTCAAGCCGGCCTTCAGCGGCTGCAAGCAGCACGCCTGCGGCCTGGTCAACATCCACGACGTGGGCGGCATCGCGCGGGTCCGCGAAGAAAACGGCCAATTGCGGTTGGGCTTCGAATACGTCGTCGGTGGAGGATTAGGCGCGGTGCCCTTCCAGGCCAAGATCTTCGACGAATTCCTCCCGCCCGAGGAACTGCTGCCGACCACGCAGGCCATCGCCCGCGTCTTCGCCCGCCTGGGCGAGAAGAAAAACCGCAACCGGGCTCGCATCAAATTCCTCATCAAGGACCTGGGCCTCGAGAAGTTCCAAGAGCTGGTCCGTGAGGAACGCAAGATCCTCCCCCACGACCCGCGTTGGACCAGCCTGATCGAGGCCGAGCTCAAACGCGAGGAGAAGCCGCTGCGCGAGGGCGGCGAGCTGCCGACCGGCGGCCCCGAAGACTTCCAGCGCTGGCTCAAGACCAATATTCGCCCGCAGCGCCAAAAGGGCTATTCGGTCGCCACGATCACCCTGCCCCTGGGCGACATCACGCCCGACCAGCTGCGGGCCCTGGCCGACATCGCGCGCAAGTTCACCCACGAGACGCTGCGCACGACGGTCGAGCAGAACATCGTCCTGCGCTGGGTCAGCAACCGCGACCTGCCCGAGCTCTACGCGGCGCTGAAGGCCGTCGGCCTGGGCGCCCCCGGCGCCGGCAACATCTTCGACGTC
It encodes:
- a CDS encoding nitrite/sulfite reductase, which encodes MKSSHDLWKAQLAGKIAPDLARELDIFETEIQLRKQGKIDEKLFAETRLRRGAYGQRYDNGQRHDGTKVQQLKFPSGELTKGPMTFWDAPGMQRIKIPIGGLNAEQLEVMADLAEEYSDGIAHVTTRQDFQLHFVHIDDTPALMRRLAAVGITTREACGNSVRNVTACPYAGVCADEAFDVSPYARALAKFLLGHPDCQDFGRKFKPAFSGCKQHACGLVNIHDVGGIARVREENGQLRLGFEYVVGGGLGAVPFQAKIFDEFLPPEELLPTTQAIARVFARLGEKKNRNRARIKFLIKDLGLEKFQELVREERKILPHDPRWTSLIEAELKREEKPLREGGELPTGGPEDFQRWLKTNIRPQRQKGYSVATITLPLGDITPDQLRALADIARKFTHETLRTTVEQNIVLRWVSNRDLPELYAALKAVGLGAPGAGNIFDVVACPGTDTCKLGISSSRGLAGELRKRLAEQAARLDQAVQNL